In Sphingobacteriaceae bacterium, a single genomic region encodes these proteins:
- a CDS encoding T9SS type A sorting domain-containing protein, protein MKRIGAIICALLSFKLSAQINYQWAGKIGSTMSESATAVASDPSGNVYVAGHFNGTADFDPGPGTTTLSSLGGQDAFIAKYNSSGAFIWVKHIGGTNTDWIYDMSADANGVYVAGNFIGTCNFNIGGSPANLTSLGGGTDGDGFFASYSTAGTLNWVNRLGSTANDRAISLAIDASTNVYVTGFIGANTDFDPGPGVLTLSVSGTYNAYFAKYTSAGALVFARQIIGSYSEGDQISIDASNNIYITGSFSQLNDFDPGIGTFNLTTSGALQLDIYLAKYNSSGNFVYAKQIGGTGVDIGFGLQPDASGNVYLGGVFSNVCDFDPGIGVTTITSNGQGDLFVAKYDASGNYIWAYGTGGTTNDYCYGLAIDGSNNVYITGRFLGTGIDFDPGPGTATLTGSANTFYVAGYNSAGAIIFANSFGNIASEGRCAYISGSTIYLSGMFASIADFDFGVGTATLTATGSNDAFFAKYNLCNGSAPAQPSAISGNTSVCVGSSQNYSVTNDPQAVSYSWFLPGGWIGSSSTNTIGTTAGLSGVISVVANGTCGSSPARTINITVNPLPIISASITSPVCQGANLILSSSGGSTYTWTGPNNFSVSVANFTITNAMPIHSGTYISTVTNSLGCTNSVAVTATVNPTPAINVGNNSPVCVGNNLLLTSTGGTSFVWSGPNSYTSAIQNPTISNAQIINSGNYTLTISGAFGCTNSAVTNATISPPPSPTIVINSPICSGQTLSLSVSGGATYTWTGPNSFNSTAQNTVISNAGSNASGNYTVVAAVGSCTSLVNQSATVNITPTVLASSNANTICAGQSVTLTASGANSYSWNSGGSSVNEIVTPTISTSYTVLGTAINGCTNIAIVNQSVVICSGLIGINYSEEVKIFPNPFKNVLHLNFNNPANTCEIKIINLLGQVVFSAEINSESASLNLDQLPHGMFYLQIVSGEKLIANRIIIHQL, encoded by the coding sequence ATGAAAAGAATAGGTGCTATAATTTGTGCATTGTTGAGTTTTAAGCTAAGCGCGCAAATAAATTATCAATGGGCTGGCAAAATAGGATCTACGATGTCTGAAAGTGCAACAGCAGTGGCAAGTGATCCATCGGGAAATGTGTATGTAGCCGGCCACTTTAACGGAACGGCTGATTTTGATCCGGGTCCGGGTACAACTACACTGTCAAGTTTAGGTGGACAAGATGCATTTATTGCAAAATATAATTCAAGTGGAGCATTTATTTGGGTAAAACATATTGGCGGAACAAATACAGATTGGATTTACGACATGTCTGCTGATGCAAATGGAGTTTATGTAGCCGGAAATTTTATTGGTACATGTAATTTTAATATCGGAGGCAGCCCAGCTAACTTGACTTCACTGGGTGGGGGTACAGACGGTGATGGTTTTTTTGCCAGTTATTCAACAGCAGGTACTTTGAATTGGGTGAATAGGTTAGGAAGTACCGCCAACGACCGTGCAATAAGTTTGGCGATAGACGCTAGCACAAATGTTTATGTAACGGGTTTCATAGGTGCAAATACAGATTTTGATCCAGGTCCAGGTGTACTTACTTTATCAGTAAGTGGAACATATAATGCATATTTTGCAAAATACACTTCAGCAGGCGCATTGGTGTTTGCCCGTCAGATTATAGGATCCTATTCGGAAGGTGATCAGATAAGTATTGATGCATCTAATAATATTTACATTACAGGATCGTTTTCTCAACTTAATGATTTTGATCCGGGCATAGGAACGTTTAACTTAACCACAAGTGGCGCACTTCAATTGGATATTTATTTAGCAAAATATAATTCTAGCGGAAACTTTGTTTATGCAAAACAAATTGGTGGAACTGGTGTTGATATTGGTTTTGGTCTGCAACCCGACGCTTCTGGTAATGTATATCTTGGGGGCGTGTTTTCCAATGTTTGTGATTTTGATCCGGGTATTGGTGTTACTACAATTACCAGCAATGGTCAGGGTGATTTGTTTGTAGCTAAATATGACGCTTCAGGAAATTACATTTGGGCCTACGGAACGGGTGGCACAACCAATGATTATTGTTATGGTTTGGCTATTGATGGTTCAAACAATGTTTATATAACCGGAAGATTTTTAGGAACAGGAATTGATTTTGACCCGGGTCCGGGAACAGCAACATTAACCGGAAGTGCAAATACATTTTATGTTGCCGGATATAATTCAGCAGGAGCAATCATTTTTGCAAATTCCTTTGGAAATATTGCGTCTGAAGGAAGATGCGCTTATATTTCAGGTTCTACTATTTATCTATCGGGCATGTTTGCCTCCATTGCTGATTTTGATTTTGGTGTTGGTACAGCAACATTAACAGCTACCGGAAGTAATGACGCTTTTTTTGCAAAATACAATTTATGCAACGGCTCTGCACCGGCACAGCCATCAGCAATTTCCGGTAACACTTCGGTTTGCGTAGGCTCTTCTCAAAACTATAGTGTGACTAACGATCCTCAGGCCGTGAGCTATTCTTGGTTTTTGCCCGGCGGCTGGATCGGCAGTAGTAGTACGAATACCATTGGTACAACTGCCGGATTAAGCGGAGTTATTTCTGTGGTGGCCAATGGTACTTGTGGTTCAAGTCCGGCACGAACAATTAATATTACGGTTAATCCATTACCAATTATATCAGCAAGTATTACAAGTCCTGTTTGTCAGGGAGCAAATTTAATTTTATCAAGTAGTGGAGGTAGTACATATACGTGGACAGGTCCGAATAATTTTTCGGTATCCGTAGCAAATTTTACTATAACTAACGCAATGCCCATTCACAGCGGAACATATATTTCAACTGTTACTAACTCATTGGGTTGTACAAATTCCGTTGCAGTTACTGCTACTGTTAATCCGACCCCTGCGATTAATGTTGGTAATAATTCTCCGGTTTGTGTTGGGAATAATCTGTTACTTACTTCTACAGGTGGAACTTCATTTGTTTGGAGTGGGCCTAATTCATACACTTCTGCTATACAAAATCCAACCATTAGCAATGCACAAATAATTAACAGTGGAAATTATACATTAACTATTAGCGGTGCGTTCGGTTGCACAAATTCTGCGGTAACAAATGCAACCATTTCACCACCACCTTCACCAACTATTGTGATTAATTCTCCAATTTGTTCAGGTCAAACTTTATCGTTAAGCGTATCGGGTGGTGCAACCTACACATGGACCGGACCTAATTCTTTCAACAGCACAGCTCAAAATACAGTCATTTCAAATGCTGGAAGTAATGCAAGTGGTAATTATACCGTGGTGGCTGCCGTAGGCTCTTGCACTAGTTTAGTGAACCAATCAGCAACGGTAAACATTACACCTACAGTATTAGCAAGTTCAAATGCAAATACTATTTGTGCAGGACAATCTGTAACCTTAACAGCATCCGGAGCAAACTCTTATTCATGGAATTCAGGGGGGTCTTCTGTAAATGAAATTGTGACTCCTACAATTTCAACAAGCTATACAGTATTGGGTACAGCAATTAATGGTTGTACAAATATTGCAATAGTTAATCAAAGTGTGGTAATATGCAGTGGATTAATAGGGATAAATTATTCCGAAGAAGTAAAAATATTTCCGAATCCGTTTAAGAATGTTCTACATTTGAACTTCAACAACCCTGCAAACACCTGTGAAATAAAAATCATTAATTTACTGGGTCAAGTGGTATTCAGCGCTGAGATAAATTCCGAATCAGCTTCTTTAAATTTGGATCAGTTGCCTCATGGAATGTTTTATTTGCAAATTGTAAGCGGAGAAAAGTTAATAGCTAATCGGATTATTATTCATCAATTGTAA